The Acidobacteriota bacterium genome includes a window with the following:
- a CDS encoding transposase, with the protein MEGIINKIKVIKRKAYGYHDLEYFSLVVKNAFAHIN; encoded by the coding sequence GATGGAAGGAATCATCAATAAGATCAAGGTCATCAAACGAAAGGCTTACGGGTATCATGATCTTGAATATTTTTCTTTAGTTGTTAAAAATGCTTTTGCTCATATCAACTAA
- a CDS encoding cytochrome c3 family protein, with protein sequence MKRYIISTALPLFSLLLPVISASDITRSKVIIFKTSRGDVTFKHLDHVEDKGVRCIACHHKYIKAEPASCSICHPLTKAQAFEKFSNITLVDALHKRCIDCHKLTKKGGSREQPPVACNECHIQPAGTRK encoded by the coding sequence ATGAAGAGATACATCATTTCCACCGCGCTGCCACTGTTTTCTCTTCTACTCCCGGTTATCTCCGCTTCGGATATTACAAGGTCAAAGGTCATCATTTTCAAGACAAGCCGCGGTGATGTCACGTTCAAGCATCTCGATCACGTCGAAGATAAAGGTGTCAGATGCATTGCCTGTCATCATAAGTACATCAAGGCGGAACCCGCCTCCTGCTCCATCTGCCATCCGCTGACGAAAGCGCAGGCATTCGAAAAGTTCTCGAATATCACGCTAGTGGATGCCCTTCACAAGCGATGCATCGACTGCCATAAACTCACCAAAAAAGGTGGCAGCCGAGAACAACCACCTGTGGCATGCAATGAATGCCACATCCAGCCGGCCGGCACAAGAAAATAA